In the genome of Pelobacter seleniigenes DSM 18267, one region contains:
- a CDS encoding GH36-type glycosyl hydrolase domain-containing protein — protein MLRTELFSLEQLKRHALTLADQHHIDPHAGADRLLPRLADNAKVLLAAYQVVTAATPGQRIVPAETWLLDNFYLIEQQIGMARRNLPRGYSRQLPRLVDGPSAGFPRIYDLALQLISHMDGRLDNDNTTQLVTAYQSIEPLRLGELWAFPIMLQLALLENLSRVALRIAQRREDLDAASSWADRMLATAEREPKRLIQLLAEFADADVPLTAPFVEEFYARLQAQGPAMAFVQTWVEQKLIEQGVTATQLSAAASRTAAANQISIANSISSLRFIDAMDWRDFVETLSVVEQTLRDDPSRMYAKQDFATRDRYRHVIEDLARDSAHSEQELARQAIRLAQTAVGRPSSNNRNAHVGYFLIDHGRQELEQAAGYRPPWSLRVCRVCRHFRLSLYLVPMLLTTSLATAGMLFFFDGFTLTDWRSCFFVGTGLIGFSALIVPLMNRLVTLILPPRTLPRLDFSRGIPDDHRTMVVIPTLLGKTNDIDELLEALEIRYLGNRDPNLSFALLTDFHDAPHQSLPEDAALLAYARAALAALNETYREDRPGIFYLFHRPRVWNPFERVWMGYERKRGKLEQFNDLLRGGAQSAFSEQIGDLSILGSIRYVITLDTDTQLPRDAARTLVGNLAHPLNRPVYDAAKGRIVEGYAILQPRASISLPSSAESRFAKLFAGEAGLDPYTRAVSDVYQDLFGEGSFIGKGIYDVDAFRQAVAGQFPENLILSHDLLESGYARSALVTDVDLIEEQPSNYAIEASRRHRWIRGDWQLAGWLLPRIPVCPQIETPGKSQTKYRTNPLSALSVWKLFDNLRRSLVSPALLALLTGGWLLAPGPTGFWTLLVVTIVFLPTLIGTLIELLRKPAERNTLAHFVLTCKAAGRPILLALLSLIWLPYDTMICLDAILRSGVRMLFTRRGLLLWQLHSYTRRNSRRTLIDFYCEMWFAPLLALLLAGVLWQVRLQEWYLWAPLLLLWLASPLVGWWISLPLADPAPDLSALQREFLRSAARRTWHFFAHFVGLKDNWLPPDNFQEYPAATLASRTSPTNIGMALLATLTACDFGYIGVGECLRLTENTLTTLAKLERYHGHFYNWYDTRTLEPLRPKYISSVDSGNLLGSLLTLQAGLAELKDQPVLSGNTFEGLQDTLRVLAEHLPATPVPDLAEKIHALQATLHTRTLHGPPQTLPASDRLLAEISGLGRELLAWLPADIDIDGELYAWAQAFARQASALHEELRILVPDPQQFSTILTLAEVTGKPSCSAEALQRLETIAALMARCAELSEMDFEFLYNRSRGLLCIGYDVGERRRDPACYDLLASEARLASFLLIAQGQVPQKHWFSLGRLLTSRGGSISLLSWSGSMFEYLMPQLLMPSYANTLLEQTCKAVVSRQIEYGRQRAVPWGISESCYNATDINQVYQYRAFGVPGLGFKRGLGDDLVIAPYASALALTVQPKEACRNLQTLANGGFLGNYGFYEAIDYTPSRVPRGKKQVTVQSFMAHHQGMSLLAFAHVLLNRPMQRRFMSDPMLRATELLLQERVPKKGATLQPHAAEVSATARPVVEEPGESMRIFTEPNTQTPEVHLLSNGRYHVMVTNSGGGYSRWRDLAVTRWREDVTCDCWGSFIYLRDLDSGDFWSTAYQPTLSKADYFEAIFGQGRAEYRRRDQAVETHTEISVSPEDDVEIRRVTLTNQSSRTRHIEVTSYAEVVLAPLNADLAHRAFSNLFVQTEILPAQQAILSTRRRRTPEEQPPWMFHLLAAPGTISDEPSYETDRSKFIGRGRTAANPVAMDSGKGHGSLSKTAGPVLDPIVAIRCALTLAPDQSATVQIISGIADTREAALALLEEYCDRHFVERAFEMAWFQSQEVLRHLAITEADAQVYGRLATSVIYSHALRRVAPGVIARNQLRQSGLWRFGISGDLPIVLLSIGDLNRLNLVKQVLQAHAYWRIKGLAADLVIVNEDFSGYRATLQDQILGLINAGPEAQIIDKPGGVFVRRGEELSEDERVLLQTVARIVYSDTAETLIEQGKRRISGERKADDLEPVQQAKSERNSPLAARERIFCNGLGGFTPDGHEYVITLEPGQTTPAPWTNVIASPHIGTVVSESGGAYTWVGNAHEFRLTTWHNDPLSDSSGEAFYIRDEETGEFWSPTPLPARGQAGYVCRHGFGYSVFEHLQAGIFSEMTSYVAMDAPVKFTVVKLRNQTHHPRRLSLTGYWELVLGEWRHTNLMHIVTDVDPPSGALFARNAYGHECANRVVFAQVSEVDRRVAGNRSEFIGRNGSLAHPAAMRRKRLSNRTGAGLDPCAAIQAWIDLAEGEEREIVFVFGAANDTSTAQQLIQRFCGPVRARQALEGVWEHWNRTLGAVQVETPDPALDVLTNGWLLYQTLSCRLWGRSGYYQSGGAYGFRDQLQDSMALLHAAPWLAREQLLRCASRQFQQGDVQHWWHPPNGQGVRTHFSDDYLWLAYATCRYVSTTGDTGILDEPVHFLEGRELNPEEEAYYDKPQRTTEVASLYDHCVRAIKHGLRFGEHHLPLMGCGDWNDGMNLVGHGGKGESVWLAWFLYENLQLFAALARGRDDIDFATVCTEQAEQLRSNIEDQAWDGSWYRRAFFDDGTPLGSATNEDCQIDSISQSWAIISQGGDPQRARQAMAAVNQRLVRRDAQLIQLLAPPFDQSSLEPGYIKGYLPGVRENGGQYTHAAIWATMAFAMLGDKEHAWELYDMLNPVHHGSQPTTMKNYLVEPYVMCADIYAVPPHTGRGGWTWYTGAAGWMYRLSVETLLGLHLEVDHLRLEPCLPGHWAAYKVHYRYRETFYHITIKQVSGESQQQIRVTLDGAVINAGNAGLIPLVDDRQEHNVEVELS, from the coding sequence CTGCTCCGCACGGAGTTGTTCAGTCTTGAGCAACTGAAACGTCACGCACTCACTCTGGCTGACCAGCATCACATTGATCCGCATGCGGGGGCGGACCGGCTGTTGCCGCGACTGGCCGATAATGCCAAGGTTCTGCTGGCGGCGTATCAGGTTGTCACCGCCGCTACGCCGGGGCAACGGATTGTGCCGGCAGAAACCTGGTTGCTCGACAACTTCTATCTCATCGAACAACAGATCGGTATGGCACGGCGGAATTTACCGCGTGGTTACAGCCGGCAATTACCACGCCTGGTCGATGGACCCTCTGCCGGGTTCCCCCGCATCTATGACCTGGCGTTGCAGTTAATCTCCCATATGGACGGACGTCTCGACAATGACAACACCACCCAGTTGGTGACCGCCTACCAAAGTATTGAACCGCTGCGATTAGGAGAACTGTGGGCCTTTCCGATCATGTTGCAATTGGCGCTGCTGGAAAACCTGAGTCGTGTCGCCCTTCGCATTGCCCAGCGTCGCGAGGATCTTGACGCGGCCAGCAGCTGGGCGGACCGCATGCTCGCGACGGCGGAGCGGGAACCGAAACGGCTGATTCAGTTACTGGCCGAATTTGCCGATGCCGATGTGCCGCTGACCGCACCGTTTGTCGAGGAATTTTACGCCCGCCTTCAGGCCCAGGGACCAGCGATGGCTTTCGTGCAAACCTGGGTCGAACAAAAACTCATCGAACAAGGGGTAACGGCAACCCAGTTATCCGCCGCCGCCAGTCGTACAGCTGCCGCCAACCAGATATCCATTGCCAACAGTATCAGTAGTTTACGTTTCATCGATGCGATGGATTGGCGGGATTTTGTCGAGACCCTCAGTGTCGTTGAACAGACCCTGCGGGATGATCCATCGCGCATGTATGCAAAGCAGGATTTCGCCACCCGTGACCGCTACCGGCATGTCATTGAAGATTTGGCGCGGGACAGTGCGCACAGTGAGCAGGAACTGGCCCGCCAGGCTATCAGACTGGCGCAAACGGCCGTTGGACGGCCGAGCAGCAACAACCGCAACGCACATGTCGGCTACTTTCTGATCGACCACGGTCGCCAGGAACTGGAGCAGGCGGCCGGCTACCGGCCCCCCTGGAGCTTGCGGGTCTGCCGTGTCTGTCGCCATTTCAGACTCAGCCTGTATCTTGTCCCGATGCTGTTGACAACCAGCCTGGCAACGGCGGGAATGCTGTTTTTTTTCGACGGGTTCACACTGACGGATTGGCGCAGCTGTTTTTTTGTCGGCACCGGGCTGATCGGTTTCTCGGCGCTGATCGTTCCACTGATGAATCGACTGGTCACGCTGATCTTGCCGCCCCGCACGCTCCCACGGCTCGATTTCTCACGGGGGATTCCCGATGACCATCGCACCATGGTGGTGATCCCCACATTGTTGGGCAAAACGAATGATATTGACGAGCTTCTCGAAGCCCTGGAGATCCGCTACCTCGGCAATCGTGATCCCAATCTCAGTTTTGCTCTCCTGACCGATTTCCATGATGCTCCACACCAGTCTTTGCCTGAAGACGCTGCCCTGCTCGCTTACGCGCGCGCCGCGTTGGCCGCACTCAATGAAACCTACCGCGAGGACCGGCCGGGAATATTTTACCTGTTCCATCGCCCCAGGGTGTGGAATCCATTTGAACGGGTATGGATGGGATACGAGCGCAAACGCGGTAAACTGGAGCAGTTCAACGACTTGCTGAGGGGCGGGGCGCAATCGGCATTTTCGGAGCAGATCGGCGATCTATCCATCCTCGGTTCGATCCGCTACGTCATTACCCTGGATACGGACACGCAATTACCCCGGGACGCGGCACGCACCCTGGTTGGCAACCTCGCCCACCCACTCAATCGGCCGGTGTACGATGCCGCCAAAGGGCGGATCGTCGAAGGCTATGCGATTCTACAGCCCCGCGCTTCCATCAGCCTGCCCAGTTCCGCTGAGTCCCGGTTTGCCAAACTGTTCGCCGGTGAAGCCGGGCTTGATCCCTACACCCGCGCCGTGTCGGATGTCTACCAGGACCTCTTCGGGGAAGGTTCGTTCATCGGCAAGGGCATTTATGATGTCGACGCCTTTCGTCAAGCCGTCGCCGGACAGTTTCCCGAAAATCTCATTCTCAGCCACGACCTGCTCGAAAGCGGCTATGCCCGTTCGGCGCTGGTCACTGATGTCGACCTGATCGAAGAGCAGCCTTCAAATTACGCCATCGAGGCCAGCCGTCGCCACCGCTGGATCCGCGGTGACTGGCAGTTGGCCGGCTGGTTGCTGCCACGTATCCCGGTCTGTCCCCAAATAGAGACTCCAGGAAAATCGCAGACCAAGTACCGAACCAATCCTTTAAGTGCTTTATCCGTATGGAAACTTTTCGACAATCTGCGCCGCAGTCTGGTCTCGCCGGCGTTGCTGGCGCTGCTGACCGGAGGCTGGTTATTGGCCCCGGGGCCAACCGGATTCTGGACTCTGCTGGTGGTGACAATCGTCTTTTTACCTACCTTGATCGGGACCCTCATTGAGTTGCTGCGTAAGCCTGCCGAGCGCAACACCCTGGCGCATTTTGTTTTGACCTGTAAAGCTGCCGGCCGCCCCATCCTGCTCGCCTTGTTGTCCTTGATCTGGTTACCCTACGACACCATGATCTGCCTGGATGCTATCCTGCGTTCCGGAGTGCGCATGCTGTTCACCCGGCGTGGCTTGCTCCTCTGGCAATTGCACTCCTATACCCGGCGTAATTCACGGCGGACGCTGATCGATTTTTACTGTGAAATGTGGTTTGCGCCACTCCTCGCCCTGCTTCTGGCCGGGGTGCTGTGGCAAGTCCGTTTACAGGAATGGTATTTATGGGCTCCTCTGTTGCTCCTCTGGCTGGCTTCGCCGCTGGTCGGCTGGTGGATCAGCCTGCCACTGGCCGATCCAGCGCCCGACTTGAGTGCTCTGCAGCGGGAGTTCCTGCGCTCGGCGGCCCGCAGAACCTGGCATTTCTTCGCCCATTTTGTCGGCCTTAAGGACAACTGGCTGCCACCCGATAACTTCCAGGAATATCCAGCGGCCACTCTCGCCTCACGAACCTCGCCCACCAACATCGGCATGGCGCTGTTGGCTACCCTGACCGCCTGTGATTTTGGTTACATTGGGGTCGGAGAATGCCTGCGGCTGACCGAAAACACCCTGACGACCTTGGCAAAGCTGGAACGCTACCACGGCCATTTCTACAATTGGTACGATACGCGTACGCTTGAACCTTTGCGCCCGAAATATATTTCTTCCGTGGACAGTGGCAACCTGCTCGGCAGCTTGCTCACCTTACAGGCGGGGCTGGCCGAGTTAAAGGACCAGCCGGTGCTGTCCGGCAACACCTTTGAGGGCCTGCAGGATACCCTGCGGGTGCTTGCTGAACACCTGCCTGCGACCCCGGTCCCAGACCTTGCGGAAAAGATCCACGCGCTGCAGGCCACTCTCCACACGCGAACCTTGCACGGACCACCCCAAACCCTGCCGGCCAGCGATCGTTTGCTTGCCGAGATTTCCGGCCTTGGCCGGGAACTGCTAGCCTGGTTGCCTGCGGATATCGATATCGACGGCGAGCTGTATGCCTGGGCACAGGCCTTCGCCCGGCAAGCCAGCGCCCTGCACGAGGAACTTCGCATTTTGGTCCCCGATCCTCAGCAGTTCAGCACAATCCTGACACTGGCGGAAGTCACCGGCAAGCCCTCCTGCTCGGCCGAAGCCTTACAGCGTCTTGAAACCATCGCCGCGCTGATGGCTCGCTGCGCTGAACTGTCGGAGATGGATTTTGAGTTTCTCTACAATCGTTCGCGAGGTCTGCTGTGTATCGGTTACGACGTCGGTGAACGCCGCCGAGATCCGGCCTGTTACGACCTGCTGGCCTCGGAAGCGCGCCTGGCGAGCTTCCTGCTGATCGCCCAAGGACAGGTTCCGCAGAAACACTGGTTTTCCCTCGGTCGTCTGCTGACCAGCCGTGGCGGTTCGATCAGTCTACTCTCCTGGAGCGGCTCGATGTTCGAGTATCTCATGCCACAGCTGCTCATGCCGAGTTACGCCAACACCTTATTGGAGCAGACCTGCAAGGCTGTGGTGTCACGCCAGATCGAATACGGCCGGCAACGCGCCGTGCCCTGGGGGATATCCGAGTCCTGCTATAACGCAACTGATATCAACCAGGTTTATCAGTATCGGGCGTTCGGCGTTCCCGGCCTGGGCTTTAAACGCGGGCTGGGCGATGATCTGGTCATCGCCCCCTACGCCAGTGCACTCGCCCTGACCGTCCAGCCGAAAGAAGCCTGCCGCAACCTGCAGACCCTGGCCAACGGTGGGTTCCTCGGTAATTATGGATTTTATGAAGCGATCGATTACACCCCGTCACGGGTGCCGCGAGGGAAGAAACAGGTCACGGTGCAAAGCTTCATGGCACATCATCAAGGGATGAGCCTGTTGGCTTTCGCGCATGTCCTGCTTAATCGGCCGATGCAGCGCCGGTTCATGTCCGACCCCATGTTACGGGCAACCGAGCTGTTGCTTCAGGAACGGGTGCCGAAAAAGGGCGCGACATTGCAACCACACGCCGCCGAAGTCAGCGCCACCGCGCGTCCTGTCGTTGAAGAACCTGGCGAGAGCATGCGCATCTTTACCGAACCGAACACGCAAACCCCTGAAGTCCATCTCTTATCCAACGGCCGCTATCACGTCATGGTGACCAATTCCGGCGGCGGCTACAGCCGCTGGCGCGATCTGGCCGTCACTCGTTGGCGCGAGGACGTCACCTGTGACTGCTGGGGGTCCTTCATTTACCTGCGGGACCTCGACAGCGGAGACTTCTGGTCAACCGCCTATCAACCGACATTGTCCAAAGCGGATTACTTTGAGGCGATCTTCGGCCAAGGGCGCGCGGAATACCGACGCCGCGACCAGGCCGTTGAAACACACACCGAGATCAGCGTTTCGCCCGAAGACGATGTCGAAATCCGGCGGGTCACCCTCACTAATCAATCGTCCCGCACCCGGCATATCGAGGTGACGAGCTACGCAGAGGTGGTCCTGGCGCCGCTTAATGCCGATTTGGCCCACCGCGCCTTCAGTAATCTCTTTGTCCAGACCGAGATCCTGCCCGCCCAGCAGGCGATCCTCAGCACCAGACGCCGAAGGACTCCGGAGGAACAGCCCCCCTGGATGTTTCATCTGCTGGCTGCTCCGGGCACCATCAGCGACGAACCGTCTTATGAAACAGATCGCAGCAAATTTATCGGCCGGGGTCGCACGGCAGCCAACCCCGTGGCTATGGACAGCGGAAAAGGCCATGGATCGTTGTCGAAGACAGCCGGACCGGTCCTTGATCCGATCGTGGCCATTCGCTGCGCCCTGACCTTGGCGCCCGACCAATCGGCTACGGTGCAGATCATTTCTGGCATTGCAGATACCCGCGAAGCCGCATTGGCTTTACTTGAGGAATATTGCGACCGCCACTTCGTCGAGCGGGCCTTTGAAATGGCCTGGTTTCAAAGTCAGGAAGTACTGCGTCACCTGGCCATCACCGAGGCCGACGCCCAGGTCTATGGCCGCCTGGCCACCTCGGTCATCTACAGCCATGCCTTACGCCGCGTTGCCCCTGGTGTCATCGCTCGCAACCAGCTTCGCCAGTCGGGGCTGTGGCGCTTTGGCATCTCGGGTGACCTGCCGATCGTTCTGCTGAGCATCGGCGACCTGAACCGGCTCAACCTGGTCAAACAGGTGCTGCAAGCCCATGCTTATTGGCGGATAAAGGGTTTGGCTGCGGATCTGGTGATCGTCAATGAGGATTTCTCGGGCTACCGGGCAACATTGCAGGACCAGATCCTCGGGCTGATCAATGCCGGTCCCGAAGCCCAGATTATCGATAAGCCGGGTGGAGTCTTTGTCCGGCGCGGCGAGGAACTGTCCGAAGATGAACGGGTTTTGCTCCAGACTGTCGCCCGCATCGTTTACAGCGACACTGCCGAGACCTTGATCGAGCAGGGAAAACGCCGCATCTCAGGCGAGCGCAAGGCGGATGATCTGGAACCAGTGCAGCAAGCAAAAAGTGAACGAAACTCCCCCTTGGCCGCGCGGGAGCGCATCTTCTGCAACGGTCTGGGAGGGTTCACCCCCGACGGACACGAATATGTCATTACCCTGGAACCGGGACAAACCACGCCGGCGCCGTGGACCAATGTCATCGCCAGCCCCCACATCGGTACCGTCGTCAGTGAGAGTGGCGGCGCCTATACCTGGGTGGGCAATGCTCACGAGTTCCGCCTGACCACCTGGCATAATGACCCACTGAGCGACAGCAGCGGCGAGGCCTTCTACATTCGCGACGAGGAGACCGGCGAGTTCTGGTCGCCGACGCCGTTGCCCGCCCGCGGGCAGGCCGGATATGTGTGTCGACATGGCTTTGGTTACAGCGTATTCGAGCATCTCCAGGCCGGCATCTTTTCGGAAATGACCAGTTATGTTGCCATGGATGCGCCGGTGAAGTTCACAGTGGTCAAGCTGCGTAATCAAACGCACCACCCACGGCGTTTGTCCCTGACCGGGTACTGGGAACTGGTCCTTGGTGAGTGGCGACACACAAATTTGATGCACATCGTGACCGATGTGGACCCGCCCAGCGGCGCGCTGTTCGCTCGCAATGCCTATGGCCACGAATGTGCTAATCGGGTGGTATTCGCACAGGTCAGCGAGGTGGACCGCCGGGTCGCAGGAAATCGTTCCGAGTTTATCGGCCGCAACGGGTCGCTGGCTCACCCGGCGGCGATGCGCCGCAAGCGGTTGTCAAACCGGACTGGCGCGGGTCTTGATCCGTGTGCAGCCATCCAGGCCTGGATCGACCTGGCGGAAGGAGAAGAGCGGGAAATCGTCTTCGTCTTCGGTGCCGCAAACGACACCAGCACTGCACAGCAGTTGATCCAACGCTTCTGCGGACCGGTTCGGGCCCGGCAGGCATTGGAAGGGGTGTGGGAGCACTGGAACCGAACTCTGGGCGCAGTGCAGGTGGAAACCCCTGATCCTGCCCTGGACGTGCTCACCAACGGCTGGCTGCTCTACCAGACCCTGTCGTGCCGGTTGTGGGGCCGTAGTGGCTATTATCAATCCGGCGGCGCCTATGGTTTTCGCGATCAATTGCAGGACAGCATGGCGTTGCTTCATGCGGCCCCGTGGCTGGCCCGCGAACAATTGCTCCGCTGTGCCTCGCGACAGTTTCAGCAAGGGGATGTCCAACATTGGTGGCATCCGCCTAACGGACAAGGCGTGCGTACCCATTTTTCTGACGACTATCTGTGGCTTGCCTACGCCACCTGCCGTTACGTATCGACGACCGGCGATACCGGGATACTCGACGAACCGGTTCATTTTCTGGAAGGCCGCGAGTTGAATCCGGAAGAAGAAGCCTACTACGACAAACCACAGCGGACCACCGAAGTCGCAAGCCTCTATGACCATTGCGTTCGCGCCATCAAGCACGGTTTACGCTTTGGTGAACATCACTTGCCACTGATGGGGTGCGGCGACTGGAACGATGGCATGAATCTGGTCGGTCATGGTGGCAAGGGTGAAAGTGTCTGGCTGGCGTGGTTCCTATATGAAAATCTGCAGTTGTTTGCGGCTCTGGCACGTGGCCGCGACGACATCGACTTTGCCACAGTATGTACGGAACAGGCAGAACAGCTACGTAGCAACATTGAAGACCAGGCCTGGGACGGCAGTTGGTATCGGCGCGCCTTTTTCGATGACGGCACGCCCCTGGGTTCGGCCACGAATGAGGACTGCCAGATCGACTCGATCAGCCAGAGTTGGGCCATTATTTCGCAGGGTGGCGATCCGCAGCGCGCCCGCCAGGCGATGGCGGCGGTCAACCAACGCTTGGTCCGCCGTGATGCGCAACTTATTCAATTGCTTGCTCCGCCCTTCGATCAATCCAGCCTTGAACCCGGATATATCAAAGGTTACCTGCCCGGTGTGCGCGAAAACGGCGGCCAGTATACCCATGCCGCAATCTGGGCCACGATGGCGTTTGCCATGCTGGGCGATAAGGAGCACGCCTGGGAATTATACGATATGCTCAACCCCGTCCATCACGGCAGTCAGCCGACGACAATGAAAAACTACCTGGTCGAACCCTATGTCATGTGTGCGGATATTTACGCGGTCCCCCCTCATACCGGCCGCGGCGGTTGGACCTGGTACACCGGGGCAGCGGGCTGGATGTACCGCCTGAGCGTGGAAACGCTGCTGGGCCTGCACCTGGAAGTCGACCATCTGCGCCTGGAGCCCTGTCTTCCCGGCCATTGGGCGGCGTACAAAGTCCACTACCGCTATCGGGAAACTTTCTACCACATCACTATCAAGCAGGTCAGTGGCGAGTCGCAGCAGCAGATCCGTGTCACGCTCGATGGTGCCGTGATCAATGCAGGCAACGCAGGCCTGATTCCCCTTGTGGATGATCGGCAGGAACATAACGTCGAGGTTGAGTTAAGTTGA
- a CDS encoding PRC-barrel domain-containing protein, which translates to MLYKANRLKGYKLSGLNGTIGTVEEFYFDDQHWTIRYLVAETGNWLEDRQVLISPYALVSVVKEEHRIEINLTKKQIEDSPALESDKPVSRQFEDAYYGFYGWPMYWGGPHMWGSYPFIMSDPDLLVEDNQAEKAWDPFLRSTRDVTDNHIQVLDGEIGHVDDFIIDDETWAIRYLIIDTRNWLPGKMVLIAPQWIERVSWLEAKVFVNLPRDIIKRSPEYTKESQLTRDYEAKLYQHYDRQGYWIDEQAAGKHQY; encoded by the coding sequence ATGCTTTACAAAGCAAATCGACTCAAGGGTTACAAGTTGTCCGGCCTCAACGGGACCATCGGAACAGTCGAAGAATTCTACTTCGATGACCAACACTGGACGATTCGCTACCTGGTTGCCGAAACAGGAAACTGGCTTGAGGACCGGCAGGTTTTAATATCCCCCTATGCGCTGGTTTCAGTGGTGAAAGAAGAGCACCGCATCGAAATTAATCTGACCAAGAAACAGATTGAAGACAGCCCTGCTCTGGAAAGTGACAAACCTGTCTCGCGACAGTTCGAGGATGCTTATTATGGATTTTATGGCTGGCCAATGTATTGGGGAGGGCCTCATATGTGGGGAAGCTATCCCTTTATTATGAGCGATCCTGATTTATTGGTAGAAGATAATCAAGCGGAAAAGGCCTGGGATCCATTTTTGCGCAGCACCCGCGATGTGACTGACAATCACATTCAGGTTCTTGATGGCGAAATTGGCCATGTCGATGACTTTATCATCGATGACGAGACCTGGGCGATTCGTTATCTCATCATCGATACCCGAAACTGGTTGCCGGGGAAAATGGTTCTTATTGCACCTCAATGGATCGAGCGAGTCAGCTGGCTGGAGGCGAAAGTTTTTGTCAATCTGCCCAGGGATATCATCAAAAGATCGCCGGAATATACCAAGGAGTCTCAACTGACCCGGGATTACGAGGCCAAGCTCTATCAGCATTACGACCGGCAAGGTTACTGGATTGATGAACAGGCAGCCGGCAAACACCAATACTGA